The Mobula birostris isolate sMobBir1 chromosome 6, sMobBir1.hap1, whole genome shotgun sequence genome has a window encoding:
- the rgcc gene encoding regulator of cell cycle RGCC yields MKSHNGGSAESSPTEVEDLSAVLCEFDAVIEDFASPLSKRHFRYEEHLRCMKRRSSTSVSDSGVNDPDSPGSLQRNSFTFSDEKLKSPTVPSSRAKLGDTKELEDYIADLNRTLESM; encoded by the exons ATGAAGTCGCACAACGGTGGaagtgcagagagtt CGCCGACCGAGGTCGAAGATCTGAGCGCCGTGCTGTGTGAATTTGATGCGGTGATCGAAGACTTCGCTTCCCCGCTCAGCAAGAGACACTTTAGGTATGAGGAGCAcctgaggtgcatgaaaagacgaaGCAGCACAAGCGTCAGCGACTCTGGTGTCAATGATCCGGACA GTCCAGGTTCACTTCAGAGAAACAGTTTCACCTTCAGTGACGAGAAGCTTAAGAGTCCTACGGTTCCCAGTTCCAGAG CTAAACTTGGAGATACAAAGGAACTGGAAGACTACATTGCAGATTTGAACAGAACATTAGAAA GTATGTGA